One genomic window of Pempheris klunzingeri isolate RE-2024b chromosome 12, fPemKlu1.hap1, whole genome shotgun sequence includes the following:
- the mettl18 gene encoding histidine protein methyltransferase 1 homolog, protein MSFCFNFDVAAPTTNPDDVDGNELQNIKKDNAAKSMGGNAKPAEPVKEAKEHRPLSGPQVCPEDAVTETVTIGTLPPLHFLNETVFEKTAAEREDGEEILSRTAEQRSDLISGVYEGGLKVWECTYDLLELVEKDGETFGGKGVLDLGCGAGLLGILALKRGARQVHFQDYNSTVIDQVTVPNVILNCQEGDDVDSEDDTEGSNKGKMQERDCCKVKEVKDEKPPAKKRAVEQHPLLARCRFFSGDWRTFLVLVKKEEPQPKYDIIFTSETIYNTAYYPALHETLHSLLAPGGLVYLATKSHYFGVGGGLHLFETFVEQRGVFSLHHLWDGEEGLQRHVVVLRFKKENE, encoded by the exons ATGTCGTTTTGCTTTAACTTCGACGttgcagcaccaacaacaaacCCGGACGACGTGGATGGAAATGAATTACAAAACATAAAGAAAGACAATGCTGCTAAATCT atggGGGGTAACGCCAAACCAGCAGAGCCAGTAAAAGAGGCCAAAGAGCACCGTCCACTATCGGGCCCGCAGGTCTGCCCCGAGGATGCTGTCACGGAAACGGTTACCATAGGAACTCTCCCCCCACTTCACTTCCTCAACGAGACAGTTTTCGAAAAGACGGCcgcagagagagaggatggcGAGGAAATTCTGTCTCGCACGGCGGAGCAGAGGTCTGATCTCATCTCTGGCGTGTACGAGGGAGGGCTGAAGGTGTGGGAGTGCACTTATGACCTTCTGGAGCTGGTtgagaaagacggagagaccTTTGGGGGGAAGGGAGTTTTGGATTTGGGCTGCGGTGCCGGGCTGTTAGGGATTCTGGCTCTGAAGAGAGGTGCCAGGCAGGTTCACTTCCAAGATTACAACAGTACAGTTATTGATCAAGTCACTGTGCCAAATGTGATACTAAACTGCCAAGAGGGCGATGACGTAGACAGCGAAGACGACACAGAGGGGAGTAACAAGGGGAAAATGCAGGAGAGAGATTGTTGTAAAGTGAAAGAGGTAAAAGACGAGAAGCCACCAGCTAAGAAAAGAGCCGTCGAGCAGCACCCATTACTGGCCAGGTGTCGTTTTTTCTCTGGTGACTGGAGAACATTTCTTGTTTTGGTTAAAAAGGAAGAGCCACAACCcaaatatgatattatattcACCTCAGAGACTATCTACAACACCGCTTACTACCCGGCGCTGCACGAGACCCTCCACAGCCTGCTGGCACCGGGCGGACTGGTCTACCTCGCCACCAAATCCCACTACTTTGGTGTAGGTGGTGGACTGCACCTGTTTGAGACGTTCGTGGAGCAGAGGGGGGTTTTCTCTTTGCATCACCTGTGGGATGGAGAAGAAGGACTTCAGAGACACGTAGTAGTCCTAcgttttaaaaaggaaaatgagtAA
- the zdhhc16a gene encoding palmitoyltransferase ZDHHC16A isoform X1, which produces MRWCPSSVLHLLCCVRLRSWTRRGKNRMPLWIREIWAYMSLLVQSLYFNSLTDSDVVFDSVFEPVFWTVDYVTRWFGTVFVFLVVILTSSILGVAYVVLLPFALNTYSPPWIVWHLCYGHWNLVMIAFHYYKATKTSPGYPPTEKNDSPFVAVCKKCIMPKPARTHHCGICNRCILKMDHHCPWLNNCVGHFNHRYFFSFCLFMTLGCVYCSISGRNLFLDAYNAIERFKHLDMDKPGVPVTGMGLLIGLLPPGQTNYQTPAPPYTFKDKVIHKSIIYMWVLTSTVGVALGALTIWHAVLISRGETSIERHINSKEKKRIEKRGKVYRNPFNHGQLNNWKVFFGVEKRSHWVTRVLLPSGHAPYGDGLTWDFFPVKKDLIPV; this is translated from the exons ATGCGGTGGTGTCCCAGCTCAGTGCTGcacctgctgtgctgtgtgcgGTTACGGTCATGGACCAGGAGAGGAAAGAACAGAATGCCTCTGTGGATTAGGGAAATATGGGCTTACATGAGTCTGCTTGTGCAGTCACTTTACTTTAACTCCCTCACAGACTCGGATGTGGTTTTCGACTCAGTGTTTGAACCGGTGTTCTGGACTGTGGATTATGTGACCCGCTGGTTTGGCacg gtgtttgtttttctggtgGTGATACTGACCAGCTCCATCCTTGGAGTAGCCTATGTGGTCCTTCTGCCTTTCGCCCTCAACACATACTCGCCTCCATGGATCGTTTGGCACCTTTGTTACGGACACTGGAACCTCGTCATGATTGCTTTCCATTACTACAAGGCCACCAAGACCTCCCCTGGGTACCCCCCTACA GAAAAAAACGACAGTCCATTTGTGGCAGTCTGCAAAAAATGCATCATGCCCAAACCAGCAAGAACACACCACTGTGGTATCTGTAACAG GTGCATTCTGAAAATGGACCATCATTGCC CCTGGTTGAATAACTGCGTGGGCCACTTTAACCACCGTtacttcttctccttctgcctCTTCATGACCTTGGGCTGTGTCTACTGTAGCATCAGTGGCAGAAACCTTTTCCTCGATGCATACAATGCTATAGAG CGCTTCAAGCATTTGGATATGGACAAACCAGGGGTGCCAGTAACAGGGATGGGACTTCTTATAGGGCTTCTCCCTCCCGGCCAG ACCAACTATCAGACACCTGCACCTCCGTACACCTTTAAGGATAAGGTGATTCATAAGAGCATCATCTACATGTGGGTGCTTACCAG CACAGTGGGAGTGGCCCTGGGAGCTCTGACGATTTGGCATGCGGTTCTCATATCGAGGGGAGAGACCAGCATAGAAAGACACAttaacagcaaagaaaaaaagcggATTGAGAAACGAGGAAAG GTATACCGAAACCCTTTCAACCATGGCCAGCTCAATAACTGGAAGGTCTTCTTTGGCGTGGAGAAGAGAAG TCACTGGGTGACGCGTGTGCTCCTCCCCTCGGGACATGCCCCATATGGTGATGGTTTGACGTGGGACTTCTTCCCAGTTAAAAAAGACTTAATACCTGtatga
- the zdhhc16a gene encoding palmitoyltransferase ZDHHC16A isoform X2: MRWCPSSVLHLLCCVRLRSWTRRGKNRMPLWIREIWAYMSLLVQSLYFNSLTDSDVVFDSVFEPVFWTVDYVTRWFGTVFVFLVVILTSSILGVAYVVLLPFALNTYSPPWIVWHLCYGHWNLVMIAFHYYKATKTSPGYPPTEKNDSPFVAVCKKCIMPKPARTHHCGICNRCILKMDHHCPWLNNCVGHFNHRYFFSFCLFMTLGCVYCSISGRNLFLDAYNAIETNYQTPAPPYTFKDKVIHKSIIYMWVLTSTVGVALGALTIWHAVLISRGETSIERHINSKEKKRIEKRGKVYRNPFNHGQLNNWKVFFGVEKRSHWVTRVLLPSGHAPYGDGLTWDFFPVKKDLIPV, encoded by the exons ATGCGGTGGTGTCCCAGCTCAGTGCTGcacctgctgtgctgtgtgcgGTTACGGTCATGGACCAGGAGAGGAAAGAACAGAATGCCTCTGTGGATTAGGGAAATATGGGCTTACATGAGTCTGCTTGTGCAGTCACTTTACTTTAACTCCCTCACAGACTCGGATGTGGTTTTCGACTCAGTGTTTGAACCGGTGTTCTGGACTGTGGATTATGTGACCCGCTGGTTTGGCacg gtgtttgtttttctggtgGTGATACTGACCAGCTCCATCCTTGGAGTAGCCTATGTGGTCCTTCTGCCTTTCGCCCTCAACACATACTCGCCTCCATGGATCGTTTGGCACCTTTGTTACGGACACTGGAACCTCGTCATGATTGCTTTCCATTACTACAAGGCCACCAAGACCTCCCCTGGGTACCCCCCTACA GAAAAAAACGACAGTCCATTTGTGGCAGTCTGCAAAAAATGCATCATGCCCAAACCAGCAAGAACACACCACTGTGGTATCTGTAACAG GTGCATTCTGAAAATGGACCATCATTGCC CCTGGTTGAATAACTGCGTGGGCCACTTTAACCACCGTtacttcttctccttctgcctCTTCATGACCTTGGGCTGTGTCTACTGTAGCATCAGTGGCAGAAACCTTTTCCTCGATGCATACAATGCTATAGAG ACCAACTATCAGACACCTGCACCTCCGTACACCTTTAAGGATAAGGTGATTCATAAGAGCATCATCTACATGTGGGTGCTTACCAG CACAGTGGGAGTGGCCCTGGGAGCTCTGACGATTTGGCATGCGGTTCTCATATCGAGGGGAGAGACCAGCATAGAAAGACACAttaacagcaaagaaaaaaagcggATTGAGAAACGAGGAAAG GTATACCGAAACCCTTTCAACCATGGCCAGCTCAATAACTGGAAGGTCTTCTTTGGCGTGGAGAAGAGAAG TCACTGGGTGACGCGTGTGCTCCTCCCCTCGGGACATGCCCCATATGGTGATGGTTTGACGTGGGACTTCTTCCCAGTTAAAAAAGACTTAATACCTGtatga